A region of the Conyzicola lurida genome:
GACAAGATCGCCCGCTACCGCGCCCGCGTGATCGCGCTCACCCAGGAAATCGCCGCGCAGGCTCCGCCCGTTCGCCCGCTCGGACTCGTCAGCCCGATCGACCCGGCAGCCGTGCACGACACCGACACCGACACCGAGGGCGAAGGCGTTACCTCACTAGGACCGAGGAAGCTCTGATGGATCCCGCAACAATAATCGGCCTACTGCTGGCCTTCGGTGCCCTCTTCGCGATGATCACCCTCGAGGGGGCGAACGTCGCCTCGGTGCTGCTGCCGGCCCCGATGATCCTCGTCTTCTTCGCCACCATCGCCGTCGGCATCGCCGGCGGAACCATCAAGGACGCGATCGCCGGATTCAAGTCGCTCCCCAGCGCATTCATCGGCAAGACGTCGAAGCCGCAGGACACGATCGACCAGCTGGTCTCGCTCGCCGAGAAGGCGCGCAGCGACGGACTGCTCTCGCTCGAGCAGGAAGCCGACTCCATCGACGACCCGTTCCTCAAGGGAGCACTGCAGAACGTCGCCGACGGCACCGACGGCGAGGAACTGCGCATCCTGCTCGAGGACGAGCTCGCCACCAAGGCGAAGTCATCCCGCAACGCGGCCAAGTTCTTCACGACGATGGGCGGCTACGCGCCGACCGTCGGCATCATCGGCACCGTCGTCTCGCTCACCCACGTGCTCGAGAACCTCTCGGTGCCGGAGGAGCTCGGCCACATGATCGCGGCCGCGTTCGTCGCTACCCTGTGGGGACTGCTCTCCGCCAACTTCATCTGGCTGCCGATCGGCTCCCGGCTCCGCCGCCTCTCCGACCTCGACGTCGAACGCATGACGCTCACCATGGAGGGCGTGCTCGCGATCCAGGCCGGCAGCCAGCCCCGCCTCCTCGGCGAACGACTGCGGGCCATGGTGCCCGCCGACCAGCTGGCTAAAGCAGCATGAGCACGCCGCGAAAGCGGAGAGGGCTCGAAGAAGAACACGTCGAGCACGTCGACGAACGCTGGATGGCCTCCTATATGGACATGGTCACCGTGCTCATGTGTATGTTCATCGTGCTGTTCGCTATGTCGACCGTCGACCAGGAGAAGTTCGAGCAGCTACGCAACTCGCTCGCGACCGGCTTCGGCCAGACCGAGGTCGGCGCGCTCGACACGGCGTCCGGAGTCGTCGTGCCGGCGACCCAGCTCGACTCGGAGGGCGAGGTCGTCGACCTGCCCGTGACCGAACTCGACCTGGCCGAGACCGAGGTCGACAAACTCGAGGCGCTGAAGGAACAGATCCGCGCGAACCTGCAGACGCAGGGACTCGAGCAGACCGTCGACTTCAAGATCGACGATCGCGGCCTGACGATCCGTCTCATCGGCTCCGAGACCTTTTTCAGCCCGAACAGTATCGAGCTCGCCGGCGTCGCCCCCGCGGTGCTCGACTCGACGGCGCCCGTGCTGGCGACCACGAACTACCAGATCGCGATCGAGGGCCACGCCGACGTTCGGGCGCCCGGTGCCCCGTACGCCACCAACTGGGAACTCTCGTCGGGCCGCGCGACGGCCGTGCTGCGCCGCCTCGTCGAACACGGCGGAATCGGCGGCGAGCGCGTCGGGGCCATCGGCTACGGCTCGGCCCGCCCCATCGCCACGGGCATGACCGAAGCCGACCTGGCTGCCAACCGCCGCGTCGACATCGTCGTGATCTCCGACCAGCCCGAGTCGGTGCGCGCGCTCATCCCCGAGGTTCTGGAGAGCTACCTCGAGGTGTCGAGCGCCGACGCCGCCGAGCCGGAGAAATCGGAGAGCGCGGAACCCGAGAAAGCCGAGAAGACCGAGGATTCCGGACACTAGCTAACCGCCACCCCGAAGCGGCCGATAGTGCCCTTCGTGACTGTCCAGGAACACATCGCCGTTGGCGCGCCCGCGAAAGCCGCCCCGGCCGTCGAGCTGTACGACTTCCGCCGACCGACAACCCTCGCCCGTGAACACTCGCGCGTGCTCGAGCTCGCGTTCGAGACCTTCGCCCGCCAGTGGGGCACCCAGCTGACCGCGAGCGTGCGCATCGTCTCGCAGGTCAGTTGCGAGCAGGTCGTCATGCAGACCTACGACGAGTACGCGTCGGGACTGCCGTCGACGACCGCCATGGTGCTGTGCACCCTCGGTTCCACCGATGCCAAGGCCGTCATCCAGGTGCCCGCGGCCGCCGCCCTGGGGTGGGTCACCTACATGCTCGGCGGCATCCGCCCCAAGCCCGTGGCCGAGCGCAAATTCACCCAGATCGAGCAGGCGCTCGTGCGACGCCTCTTCGAAGACGCGCTCGAAGACCTCCGCTACTCCTTCGGCTCACTGTTCGTCACGCCGATCGCCGTCGACTCGATCCAGTACAACTCGCAGTTCGCTCAGGCCGCGGCCACGGCCGACCTGATGATCGTCGCGTCGTTCGTCATCCGCGTCGGCGACACCTCCACCACCGCGACCCTCGCCGTTCCCGCCGAAGTGCTCCTCCCGCAGCTGGGCGAGGCCAACCCCACGAGCACCGCCGTCGACGCTCACGACCTCATCACCGCCCAGCTCGGCGGCGTGCCCGTCGAGATCGCGCTGCGCCTCACGCCGGCGAAGGTCACGCCGAGCAAGATCCTCGGCCTCGCGGTCGGCGACATCCTGCCGATCCCGCACCCCCAACACCGCCCGTTCGAGCTCGCCGTCGACGGCCAGGTGCTCGCCCGCGGCGCGGCCGGGGCCAACGGCGCCCGACTCGCCTGCGTCGTCGTCAGCACCGGCGCCACGAACCCTGACTTCAACTCCGAGGAGATCTAAGTGAACAACCTTGCCCCCAGCCTCACGACGTCGCTCAGCGAGGCGACCGCGTCCGCCGAGGCGCTCACCCGCCTCCTGCCGACCACCGTCGCCCTGAGCCCCGTGCTCTCGAGCGCCGCCGACGCCCCTCTCGCCCTGCAGCGCTCCTCCGTCGTCGCCTCCTACGTCGGCGAGTTCTCCGCCGATGTCGCGCTCGCCCTCGTCGAGCCGGACTCCCTCGTCTCCGCGGCATCGCCCACCGGCGCGGCCGTCGCGCTCGCCGACATCCTCCGCCCCTCGTTCGAGGCCGCCACCGGCATTCTCGGCACCGGCGTCCTCGGGGACACCCGGGCCGACGACGCGAGTGCCCTATTCGCGGATGCCGCAACCGTCGTCTTCGCCCTCTCCAACGCCGGCGTGGTCGCCGGGTGGTACGCCATCCGGATCCGTACGAGCAACGTCGTCGCCGGCGGCCGGCCCCTCGGCAACGACGAGATCGTCGGCAAGCTCGGCCGCATCAACAACGTCGAGATGTCGCTGACGGTCGAGATCGGCCGCACCCGCATCTCCGTGCGCGACGTGCTCGGACTCGAGCCCGGCGCCGTCATCGAACTCGACCGTTCCGCCGGCGCCCCCGCCGACGTGCTGCTCAACGGCCGCCTCATCGCCCACGGCGAGATCGTCGTGATCGACCAGGACTACGCGGTCCGCATCACGAAGATCCTCGACGTGATCGAGAGCCTCAGCTAGATGGAGACCGTGGTCGTCGGGCTGCGCGTCGCCCTGTCGCTCGGCGTCGTCCTCGCCCTGCTCTGGTTTCTGCACCGCCGCATCACGCGCGGAGCGAAGCAGCGCGGTCCGGCGGCGGCGATCGCCGTGCTGGGCAAGCAGGCCGTCGGCCAGAAGGCCTCGGTCGTCGTCGTGGACGCCGACGGGATGCGCTTCGTCCTCGGCGTGACCGAGAACAACGTCACCGTCCTGCACTCGGCCGAATCGCCCGAAGCCGTGGCACCGGTCGTGACCCCCGCCGCCGCCTTCGCCGACGTCCTGACCGCGGTGCCGAGCGCGACGGTCACCAACCTGAAGCCCACAGCCGCCGCGTCGACCGCGAAAGACCTCGAGGCCGCGCTGGTGAAGCCGGGCGCCCTGAACGGCTCGATCCTCTCCCCGGCCACCTGGCGCCAGGCGGCTTCCGCGCTCGGCCGTTTCCGGTGAGCGTCGCCGCCGCAGCACCCTCCCTGCGCCGCTCCCGGCTGATGCGCCTCGGCATCGCCGCGCTGTTCCTGCTCGTCGTCGTCACGGCGTTCGTGCTGCTCACCCCCGGCCAGGCGCACGCCGTGCCGATCGACCCCACCGCGCCCGTCGACCCGGTCGACCCCGAGGGCGGACTGTCGATCGACATCAACGGTCCGAACGACGGCCCGTCGTCGGCCATCGTCACGCTGCTCGGCATCACACTGCTCTCGGTGGCACCGGCCCTGCTGCTGATGATGACGAGCTTCACGAAGATCTTCGTGGTGCTGGCGATGACCCGCAACGCCCTCGGCCTGCCGTCGATCCCGCCGAACCAAGTGCTCGCGGGCCTCGCGCTCTTCCTGTCGCTGTTCATCATGGCGCCGGTGCTCACCGACATCAACGAGGTGGCCGTTCAGCCCTATCTGAACGGGGACATGACCTTCGTGCAGGTGGTGGACGCGGCATCCGCCCCTCTTCGGGCCTTTATGCTCTCGAACACCCGCGAGGAAGACCTCGCCCTGATGACCCGCGTCTCGGGCGCGGAGAACCCCGACAGCCCCGACGACGTACCGATGCTCACGCTGATCCCGTCGTTCATGATCTCCGAGCTGCGCGCCGCCTTCATCATCGGGTTCGTCATCTTCGTGCCGTTCCTCGTGATCGACCTCGTCGTCTCGTCGGCGCTGATGTCGATGGGCATGATGATGCTGCCGCCCGTCATGATCTCGCTGCCGTTCAAGATCCTGCTGTTCGTGCTCGTCGACGGCTGGGCGCTCATCATCACCTCGCTGGTCTCCAGCTACCAGGGCGGCGGCTGATGGACACCAACGCGGTACTCGACATCGGCCTGCAGGCGTGCGTCATCGGCGCCAAGCTCTGCGCGCCCATCCTCATCGTCGCGCTCGTCGTCGGCTTCGCGATCTCGCTGCTGCAGTCGATCACGCAGATCCAGGAGGTCACGCTTTCCTTCGTGCCGAAGCTGGTCGCGGTGGCGCTCGCGCTGCTCGTCTCCGGCCACTGGATGATCTCCGAGATGGTCACCTTCACCAACGACCTCTTCGCCCGCATACCCGGACTGCTCGGGGGAGGCTGACGTGGAACTCTCCCTCGACCTGCAGTGGATCGAAGCGGTCATGCTCGCCGGCGTGCGCATGGTCGCCTTCGTCGTGATCGCCCCGCCGTTCTCCACCAACGCCATCCCGCTGCGGATCAAGGGCATGCTCGCGCTCGGCCTCTCGCTCGCCGTCGCCCCCATCGTCACCCCCGGCTACGTCTCGCCCGACACCGGGGGATTCATCGTCGCGCTGCTGCTCGAACTCGTCGTCGGCGCGCTGCTCGGATTCCTCGTGATGCTCGTATTCTCCGCCATCCAGTCGGCCGGAAACCTGATCGACCTCTTCGGCGGGTTCACCCTCGCCCAGGGCTTCGACCCGCAGCTGCAGGTCAACGGCGCCCAGTTCACGCGCCTGTTCCAGATGGCGGCGCTCGCCCTGCTCTTCGCCTCGGGCGGCTACCAGCTGGTGATCGGCGGCCTGGCCCGCACCTTCGACGCGATCCCGATCGGCGGAGGCATCGACCTTGCCGAGCCGCTCGCCGCCATCACGAGCGCGACCGGCCAGATGCTCGTCTCGGCGCTGCAGATCGCCGGCCCCCTCATCGTCGTCCTTTTTCTTGCGGATGCCGGTCTGGGACTGCTGACGCGCGTGGCCCCCGCACTCAACGCCTTCGCCCTCGGATTCCCGGTCAAGATCCTGCTGACCCTCATCCTCGTGCCGCTGCTCTTCGTCGCCCTCCCCGAGATCGTGGGGTCGGTCACAAAGTCGGCGATGGACCTCGTGATGGGGGTGAGTTGAATGGCGGATGACGCCGGAGAAAAGACCGAGCAAGCCACCGAGAAGCGCATGAAAGAGGTGCGCGAAAAGGGCCAGCTCTCCCGCTCGCAGGACCTCACCGCGTGGGTCGGCGTCGGCGCCGTCGCCGTGATGATCCCCGTCACGATCGAACTCGGCACCGCGCAGACCACCGACCAGATGTTCACCATCGGGTCGATCATGGAGAACCCGAGCCTCGAGGGCGCCGTGCAGGCGCTCGACAACGGCATGGGATCGATCCTCGGCATGCTCACCCCGATGATCGTGGTGGTGACGGTCGCGGTGCTGGCCGCGGCGGCGATCCAGGGCGGCATCCATTTCAAGAAGTTCTCGGGCAAATTCGAGCAGTTCGACCTGGTCAAGGGACTCGGGCGCACGTTCGGCGGCCAGGCGCTGTGGAACGGAGTGAAGGCGTTCACCAAGACCGGCGTCGTCGGGCTCGTGCTGTTCGCGGTTATCCAGAGCCTGATGCCCGTGCTCTCCACCGCCGGCGGCCTGCCGCTGACCGCGCTGATCAGTGCCGCGACCGGCGGCACGTCGGCGCTCATCCAGTCGGCCGTGCTCGCCGGCCTCATCCTCGCCTTCGCCGACGTGTTCGTGGTTATGCGCCGTAACCGCAAGAAGACGCGCATGTCGAAGAAGGAAATCAAGGACGAGAGCAAGAGCTCCGAGGGCGACCCGATGATCCGGTCGCAGCGGCGCGCCCGCCAGCTCGCGATGAGCCGCAACCGCATGATGACCGCGATCGCCGACGCCGACGTCGTGCTGGTCAACCCCACCCACTTCGCCGTCGCGCTCAAGTACGAGCCGGGCAAGTCGGCGCCGCGCGTCGTCGCGAAGGGTGCCGGCGAGGTCGCCGCGAGAATCCGCGAGCAGGCCGAGACCGACAGCGTGCCGATCGTGCGCGACATCCCGCTCACCCGTGCCCTGCACAAAGCCTGCGAGCTCGGCCAGGAGATCCCGGTCGAGCTGTACACCGCCGTCGCGCAGGTGCTCGCCTTCGTGATGGCCCTCAAAGCCCGCGGCGCCGCGCAGGGAGTGCACACAATGAGCACCCCGACCGCTGCGCCCACCCCGCTCGCTTCTCAGCTGACAACAGGAGGTCACTGACGTGAACCGCAACCTCGCCAAACTGGCGGTGCCGATCGGTGTCGTCGGCATCGTGCTGCTGCTCGTCGTGCCGGTGCCGGCCGGCGTGCTCGACTTCCTGCTGATCATCAGCATCATGCTCGCGCTCGTCACGCTGCTCACCACGATGTTCGTGAAGAGGCCGCTCGACTTCTCGGTGTTCCCCTCGCTGCTGCTCGTGGCGACGCTCTTCCGGCTCGGCCTCAACGTGGCGTCCACCCGCCTGGTGCTCAGCGACGGCTACGCCGGGCAGGTGATCGAGGCCTTCGGGCACGTCGCCATCGGCGGCTCGATCATCATCGGCTTCGTGATCTTCCTCATCCTCGTGGTGATCCAGTTCGTGGTCGTCACCAAGGGTGCCGAGCGCGTGGCAGAGGTGGGCGCGCGCTTCACCCTCGACGCCATGCCCGGCAAGCAGATGGCGATCGACGCCGACCTCAACGCCGGCCTGATC
Encoded here:
- a CDS encoding flagellar motor switch protein FliM, with translation MTVQEHIAVGAPAKAAPAVELYDFRRPTTLAREHSRVLELAFETFARQWGTQLTASVRIVSQVSCEQVVMQTYDEYASGLPSTTAMVLCTLGSTDAKAVIQVPAAAALGWVTYMLGGIRPKPVAERKFTQIEQALVRRLFEDALEDLRYSFGSLFVTPIAVDSIQYNSQFAQAAATADLMIVASFVIRVGDTSTTATLAVPAEVLLPQLGEANPTSTAVDAHDLITAQLGGVPVEIALRLTPAKVTPSKILGLAVGDILPIPHPQHRPFELAVDGQVLARGAAGANGARLACVVVSTGATNPDFNSEEI
- the fliN gene encoding flagellar motor switch protein FliN, whose protein sequence is MNNLAPSLTTSLSEATASAEALTRLLPTTVALSPVLSSAADAPLALQRSSVVASYVGEFSADVALALVEPDSLVSAASPTGAAVALADILRPSFEAATGILGTGVLGDTRADDASALFADAATVVFALSNAGVVAGWYAIRIRTSNVVAGGRPLGNDEIVGKLGRINNVEMSLTVEIGRTRISVRDVLGLEPGAVIELDRSAGAPADVLLNGRLIAHGEIVVIDQDYAVRITKILDVIESLS
- a CDS encoding flagellar FlbD family protein: MIVVTRLNNSQFAINPDLIERINANPDTTLVMVDGAKYIITETMDEAIDKIARYRARVIALTQEIAAQAPPVRPLGLVSPIDPAAVHDTDTDTEGEGVTSLGPRKL
- the fliQ gene encoding flagellar biosynthesis protein FliQ — encoded protein: MDTNAVLDIGLQACVIGAKLCAPILIVALVVGFAISLLQSITQIQEVTLSFVPKLVAVALALLVSGHWMISEMVTFTNDLFARIPGLLGGG
- a CDS encoding motility protein A — its product is MDPATIIGLLLAFGALFAMITLEGANVASVLLPAPMILVFFATIAVGIAGGTIKDAIAGFKSLPSAFIGKTSKPQDTIDQLVSLAEKARSDGLLSLEQEADSIDDPFLKGALQNVADGTDGEELRILLEDELATKAKSSRNAAKFFTTMGGYAPTVGIIGTVVSLTHVLENLSVPEELGHMIAAAFVATLWGLLSANFIWLPIGSRLRRLSDLDVERMTLTMEGVLAIQAGSQPRLLGERLRAMVPADQLAKAA
- the fliP gene encoding flagellar type III secretion system pore protein FliP (The bacterial flagellar biogenesis protein FliP forms a type III secretion system (T3SS)-type pore required for flagellar assembly.), translating into MRLGIAALFLLVVVTAFVLLTPGQAHAVPIDPTAPVDPVDPEGGLSIDINGPNDGPSSAIVTLLGITLLSVAPALLLMMTSFTKIFVVLAMTRNALGLPSIPPNQVLAGLALFLSLFIMAPVLTDINEVAVQPYLNGDMTFVQVVDAASAPLRAFMLSNTREEDLALMTRVSGAENPDSPDDVPMLTLIPSFMISELRAAFIIGFVIFVPFLVIDLVVSSALMSMGMMMLPPVMISLPFKILLFVLVDGWALIITSLVSSYQGGG
- a CDS encoding EscU/YscU/HrcU family type III secretion system export apparatus switch protein; translation: MADDAGEKTEQATEKRMKEVREKGQLSRSQDLTAWVGVGAVAVMIPVTIELGTAQTTDQMFTIGSIMENPSLEGAVQALDNGMGSILGMLTPMIVVVTVAVLAAAAIQGGIHFKKFSGKFEQFDLVKGLGRTFGGQALWNGVKAFTKTGVVGLVLFAVIQSLMPVLSTAGGLPLTALISAATGGTSALIQSAVLAGLILAFADVFVVMRRNRKKTRMSKKEIKDESKSSEGDPMIRSQRRARQLAMSRNRMMTAIADADVVLVNPTHFAVALKYEPGKSAPRVVAKGAGEVAARIREQAETDSVPIVRDIPLTRALHKACELGQEIPVELYTAVAQVLAFVMALKARGAAQGVHTMSTPTAAPTPLASQLTTGGH
- a CDS encoding OmpA/MotB family protein → MSTPRKRRGLEEEHVEHVDERWMASYMDMVTVLMCMFIVLFAMSTVDQEKFEQLRNSLATGFGQTEVGALDTASGVVVPATQLDSEGEVVDLPVTELDLAETEVDKLEALKEQIRANLQTQGLEQTVDFKIDDRGLTIRLIGSETFFSPNSIELAGVAPAVLDSTAPVLATTNYQIAIEGHADVRAPGAPYATNWELSSGRATAVLRRLVEHGGIGGERVGAIGYGSARPIATGMTEADLAANRRVDIVVISDQPESVRALIPEVLESYLEVSSADAAEPEKSESAEPEKAEKTEDSGH
- the fliO gene encoding flagellar biosynthetic protein FliO; its protein translation is METVVVGLRVALSLGVVLALLWFLHRRITRGAKQRGPAAAIAVLGKQAVGQKASVVVVDADGMRFVLGVTENNVTVLHSAESPEAVAPVVTPAAAFADVLTAVPSATVTNLKPTAAASTAKDLEAALVKPGALNGSILSPATWRQAASALGRFR
- a CDS encoding flagellar biosynthetic protein FliR; translation: MELSLDLQWIEAVMLAGVRMVAFVVIAPPFSTNAIPLRIKGMLALGLSLAVAPIVTPGYVSPDTGGFIVALLLELVVGALLGFLVMLVFSAIQSAGNLIDLFGGFTLAQGFDPQLQVNGAQFTRLFQMAALALLFASGGYQLVIGGLARTFDAIPIGGGIDLAEPLAAITSATGQMLVSALQIAGPLIVVLFLADAGLGLLTRVAPALNAFALGFPVKILLTLILVPLLFVALPEIVGSVTKSAMDLVMGVS